A single Syngnathus acus chromosome 8, fSynAcu1.2, whole genome shotgun sequence DNA region contains:
- the si:dkey-110g7.8 gene encoding GTPase IMAP family member 8 isoform X1, producing the protein MAAVSSASDTVSAGDVRGRHPPERRLLILGGPKSGKTSSANNILGEEVFDAGTETTHSNVGQTEIFGRRVTVVDTPPWAIPSDAEDDAEADDNGNTGAESESLPRPPPSLDSEGPCMGAILCPPGPHAILLVVSVTQPFTDTERRAAEEQLGALGGGTWRYSMVLFTGVDKLQKGVFIEEHIANTGEALQWLVERCGSRYHAFDNSWKDTEDNTQVPELMEKVEEMITDNQGWYFEVNELILLEEEQARRALEEERMRMEEHVRQREQMIGGPPRELRLLLLGWKGVGKSSVGNAILGRRFFESGQETDLCLRRQALVSGRRVTIVDTPGWDWFSVRRTPKRIRQESQRGAALLRPGPHTLLLVLPVVSSLTARKRRTLLAHIETLFGDGACLHTMVLFSCGDWLGRTPIEEHILRGGRELQRLLEYCGNYYHVLDSKTPGKDKSVSNLLDRIEEMIRENGDKAFLPVQTEWLSEESSYSSDNTEPEDDCRGCQLQ; encoded by the exons ATGGCTGCTGTGTCCTCTGCCTCTGACACTG TTTCAGCAGGCGACGTCAGGGGTCGTCACCCTCCTGAACGCCGGCTGCTGATCCTCGGGGGTCCAAAATCTGGTAAGACCTCCTCAGCCAACAACATCCTGGGAGAAGAAGTTTTCGACGCCGGGACGGAGACTACTCACAGCAACGTGGGTCAGACGGAGATCTTCGGCCGTCGAGTCACGGTGGTAGACACGCCCCCATGGGCCATCCCCAGCGACGCAGAGGACGACGCCGAAGCGGACGATAACGGAAACACGGGCGCCGAGTCGGAGAGCCTGCCAAGACCTCCGCCCAGCCTGGATAGTGAAGGGCCCTGCATGGGGGCCATCCTGTGCCCTCCCGGACCTCACGCCATCCTGCTGGTGGTGTCCGTCACGCAGCCTTTCACCGACACGGAGAGGAGAGCCGCCGAAGAGCAGCTCGGGGCGCTGGGGGGTGGAACGTGGAGATACTCCATGGTGCTTTTCACTGGAGTGGACAAGTTGCAGAAGGGCGTCTTCATTGAGGAGCACATCGCAAACACGGGAGAGGCCTTGCAGTGGCTGGTGGAGAGATGTGGAAGCAG GTATCATGCTTTTGATAACAGCTGGAAAGACACAGAGGACAACACACAGGTGCCTGAGCTGATGGAAAAGGTGGAGGAAATGATCACTGACAATCAAG GTTGGTACTTTGAGGTGAACGAGCTGATTTtgctggaggaggagcaggcgAGAAGAGctctggaggaggagaggatgaGGATGGAGGAGCATGTTAGGCAGAGAGAGCAGATGATTGGAGGTCCTCCCAGAG AACTGAGGTTGCTGTTGTTAGGCTGGAAGGGCGTCGGAAAGAGCTCCGTGGGGAACGCCATCCTGGGCCGTCGCTTCTTCGAGTCTGGCCAGGAGACGGACCTCTGTCTCCGAAGGCAGGCGCTGGTGTCCGGTCGCCGGGTGACCATCGTGGACACCCCGGGCTGGGACTGGTTCTCCGTGCGGCGCACGCCCAAGCGCATCCGTCAGGAGTCGCAGCGCGGCGCCGCCCTCCTGCGACCTGGGCCGCACACTCTGCTGCTGGTTCTCCCCGTGGTCTCCTCCCTCACCGCCCGGAAGAGAAGAACCCTCCTGGCCCACATCGAGACTCTTTTCGGCGACGGCGCCTGCCTCCACACCATGGTACTGTTCAGCTGCGGGGACTGGCTGGGCCGAACCCCCATCGAGGAGCACATACTCAGAGGGGGCCGGGAGCTCCAAAGACTCCTTGAGTACTGTGGGAACTATTACCACGTCTTGGACAGTAAGACCCCTGGCAAGGACAAGAGCGTGTCCAATCTCTTGGATAGGATCGAAGAGATGATCAGGGAGAACGGCGACAAAGCTTTCCTCCCTGTGCAGACCGAATGGC TGAGCGAGGAGAGCTCTTACTCATCCGACAACACCGAGCCTGAGGACGACTGTCGAGGCTGCCAGCTGCAGTGA
- the atf4b gene encoding activating transcription factor 4b — protein sequence MTMMMTNSLFGLEDMEALLWKPSSPMADAVGSAAFHPDREDHHKGGRTSVDGVASPVSPFNSSFLSSSSSPLPFYSPPRSPPAVLQGKTEFSSDPLQFPWSDQSEQLRDTEVVSADSKDDVFGDLDWMAERVDLSDLDLDSLIGTCSPNEENPSDPDDLLATFDCPIELDSLPIPTLSSLADPSPDVRHPPSVDSDLVISLAEPVSHNDPCDVPSPVPFIPEPEEEFEIKSEPTPADSPSSSSSCVDSPSSPAYTLDLGSEVDVPMDEVKPVVATVLPQVQRVVLSLSPTRIVLVLASKDNATAPSTISTRSNISHSSSAASPLTRSSRARPYPDPKPKDRPPLPAVQVKSSSGAAERGTLKAPKNKKLKKMEQNKTAATRYRQKRKVEQDALSTEHSMLERKNVELKEKAESMAREIEYLKELMEEVRLARLKSGP from the exons ATGACCATGATGATGACAAACTCACTGTTTGGCCTGGAAGACATGGAGGCTCTTCTGTGGAAGCCTTCCTCTCCCATGGCTGACGCCGTGGGCTCAGCTGCGTTTCACCCTGACCGAGAGGACCATCACAAAGGAGGACGAACCTCAGTGGATGGAGTCGCATCACCAGTGTCACCATTCAACTCCTCATTTctgtcttcttcttcctctccccTTCCCTTCTATTCTCCCCCTCGTTCGCCGCCGGCCGTCCTCCAGGGGAAAACTGAGTTTTCATCTGATCCACTTCAGTTCCCCTGGTCAGACCAATCAGAGCAGTTGAGAGATACAGAGGTGGTCTCGGCTGACAGCAAAg ATGATGTGTTTGGTGACCTGGACTGGATGGCTGAAAGAGTGGATCTGAGTGACCTGGACCTGGACTCCCTGATAGGCACCTGCAGTCCCAATGAAGAGAATCCCAGTGATCCAGATGACCTCCTGGCCACTTTTGATTGCCCCATTGAGCTCGACTCACTCCCGATACCCACTCTGTCAAGTCTTGCCGATCCTTCACCAGATGTTCGTCACCCGCCCTCTGTTGATTCTGACCTAGTTATCTCCTTAGCAGAACCAGTCTCCCACAACGATCCGTGCGATGTTCCCTCCCCTGTCCCATTTATCCCAGAACCCGAAGAGGAGTTCGAAATCAAATCTGAACCCACTCCTGCTGACTCCCCAAGTTCTTCCTCATCATGTGTCGATTCTCCCTCATCCCCGGCTTACACCCTCGACTTGGGGAGTGAAGTGGATGTTCCCATGGATGAGGTGAAGCCAGTGGTAGCCACAGTGTTGCCTCAAGTCCAAAGGGTTGTACTTTCCCTTTCACCGACCCGAATTGTCCTTGTGTTGGCTTCGAAAGATAACGCGACTGCGCCCTCCACCATATCCACTCGGTCCAACATTAGTCATTCTTCTTCCGCAGCATCGCCCCTAACAAGGTCCTCCAGAGCCAGACCATACCCTGATCCCAAACCAAAAGATAGACCCCCTTTGCCCGCagttcaagtcaagtcatcTTCAGGTGCAGCTGAAAGAGGAACATTGAAGGCTCCAAAGAACAAGAAATTAAAGAAGATGGAGCAGAATAAGACGGCAGCCACTCGCTATCGGCAGAAAAGGAAGGTGGAGCAGGATGCCCTGTCGACCGAGCACTCCATGCTGGAGAGGAAGAACGTTGAGCTGAAAGAGAAGGCCGAATCTATGGCACGAGAGATCGAGTACCTCAAAGAGCTCATGGAGGAAGTCCGTCTGGCGAGGTTGAAAAGCGGACCCTGA
- the adsl gene encoding adenylosuccinate lyase codes for MAGADDFMKYRSPLVSRYASKEMAYNFSDRKKFTTWRKLWIYLAKAEKALGLPITDEQIVEMESHAEDIDFVMAAEEERKLRHDVMAHVHTFAHCCPAAAPIIHLGATSCYVGDNTDLIMLRDGFDILLPKLARVIDRLSNFAEKYSDLPTLGFTHYQPAQLTTVGKRACLWLQDLTMDMRNLQRARDDLRFRGVKGTTGTQASFLQLFQGDHDKVEELDRLVTEMAGFKSAYLVTGQTYSRKVDIDSLSSLASLGATVHKICTDIRLLANLKEIEEPFEKEQIGSSAMPYKRNPMRAERCCSLARHLLALMADPLQTAAVQWLERTLDDSANRRISLPESFLTADIILSTLQNITEGLVVYPKVIERHIRHELPFMATENIIMAMVKAGGNRQDCHEKIRVLSQEAAAVVKQEGGDNDLLSRVQADPYFAPILGQLDSILDPKTFIGRAPQQVSRFLSEEVRPLLEPYNSKMDVKIELEL; via the exons ATGGCAGGAGCTGACGATTTCATGAAATATCGTTCACCACTGGTTTCAAGATATGCAAGCAAGGAAATGGCTTACAACTTCAGTGATAGGAAGAAGTTCACAACGTGGAGAAAGCTGTGGATCTACTTGGCTAAGGCTGAAAAG GCTTTGGGTCTGCCCATCACGGACGAGCAGATTGTGGAGATGGAGAGCCACGCGGAGGACATCGACTTCGTCATGGCGGCCGAGGAGGAGCGTAAACTCAGGCATGATGTGATGGCTCACGTGCACACCTTTGCTCACTGCTGCCCTGCCGCGGCGCCCATCATCCACCTGGGAGCCACCTCATGCTACGTTGGAGACAACACC gaTCTAATTATGCTGCGCGATGGCTTCGACATTCTCTTACCTAAG ttGGCAAGAGTCATTGACAGACTGTCGAACTTTGCAGAGAAGTACTCGGACCTCCCCACACTTGGCTTCACACACTACCA GCCGGCCCAGTTGACCACAGTCGGAAAGCGGGCGTGCCTGTGGCTGCAGGACTTGACCATGGACATGCGAAACCTGCAGCGAGCCCGCGATGACCTGCGTTTCCGTGGGGTCAAAGGTACCACTGGCACCCAGGCCAGTTTCCTGCAACTCTTTCAGGGAGACCACGACAAG GTGGAAGAGCTTGACAGGTTGGTGACAGAGATGGCTGGTTTCAAAAG CGCCTACCTAGTGACTGGACAGACATATAGCCGTAAAGTGGACATCGACTCTCTATCCAGCCTTGCCAGTTTAGGAGCTACTGTTCATAAG ATTTGTACTGACATCCGCCTACTAGCCAATCTGAAGGAGATTGAGGAGCCTTTTGAGAAAGAACAGATTG GTTCTAGCGCCATGCCGTACAAGAGGAACCCCATGCGTGCTGAGCGTTGCTGTAGCCTTGCCCGTCATTTGTTGGCGCTGATGGCTGACCCACTGCAGACGGCCGCAGTGCAGTGGCTGGAGCGCACGCTGGACGATAGTGCCAACAG GAGGATCTCCCTGCCGGAGTCTTTCCTGACTGCTGACATCATCCTCAGCACTCTGCAGAACATCACAGAGGGTCTGGTGGTCTACCCCAAAGTCATCGAAAGACACATCCGCCACGAGCTGCCCTTCATGGCCACCGAAAACATCATCATGGCCATGGTGAAGGCCGGAGGCAACCGACAG GACTGCCATGAGAAGATCCGCGTTCTGTCTCAAGAGGCGGCAGCTGTGGTCAAACAGGAGGGCGGGGATAATGACCTGCTGTCTCGAGTGCAGGCTGACCCTTACTTTGCTCCCATTTTGGGACAACTTGATTCCATACTGGACCCCAAGACCTTTATTGGGCGTGCCCCCCAACAG GTGTCCAGATTCCTGTCTGAAGAAGTGCGCCCTCTACTGGAACCTTACAACTCCAAAATGGATGTCAAGATTGAACTTGAGCTCTAA
- the si:dkey-110g7.8 gene encoding GTPase IMAP family member 8 isoform X2, with product MAAVSSASDTGDVRGRHPPERRLLILGGPKSGKTSSANNILGEEVFDAGTETTHSNVGQTEIFGRRVTVVDTPPWAIPSDAEDDAEADDNGNTGAESESLPRPPPSLDSEGPCMGAILCPPGPHAILLVVSVTQPFTDTERRAAEEQLGALGGGTWRYSMVLFTGVDKLQKGVFIEEHIANTGEALQWLVERCGSRYHAFDNSWKDTEDNTQVPELMEKVEEMITDNQGWYFEVNELILLEEEQARRALEEERMRMEEHVRQREQMIGGPPRELRLLLLGWKGVGKSSVGNAILGRRFFESGQETDLCLRRQALVSGRRVTIVDTPGWDWFSVRRTPKRIRQESQRGAALLRPGPHTLLLVLPVVSSLTARKRRTLLAHIETLFGDGACLHTMVLFSCGDWLGRTPIEEHILRGGRELQRLLEYCGNYYHVLDSKTPGKDKSVSNLLDRIEEMIRENGDKAFLPVQTEWLSEESSYSSDNTEPEDDCRGCQLQ from the exons ATGGCTGCTGTGTCCTCTGCCTCTGACACTG GCGACGTCAGGGGTCGTCACCCTCCTGAACGCCGGCTGCTGATCCTCGGGGGTCCAAAATCTGGTAAGACCTCCTCAGCCAACAACATCCTGGGAGAAGAAGTTTTCGACGCCGGGACGGAGACTACTCACAGCAACGTGGGTCAGACGGAGATCTTCGGCCGTCGAGTCACGGTGGTAGACACGCCCCCATGGGCCATCCCCAGCGACGCAGAGGACGACGCCGAAGCGGACGATAACGGAAACACGGGCGCCGAGTCGGAGAGCCTGCCAAGACCTCCGCCCAGCCTGGATAGTGAAGGGCCCTGCATGGGGGCCATCCTGTGCCCTCCCGGACCTCACGCCATCCTGCTGGTGGTGTCCGTCACGCAGCCTTTCACCGACACGGAGAGGAGAGCCGCCGAAGAGCAGCTCGGGGCGCTGGGGGGTGGAACGTGGAGATACTCCATGGTGCTTTTCACTGGAGTGGACAAGTTGCAGAAGGGCGTCTTCATTGAGGAGCACATCGCAAACACGGGAGAGGCCTTGCAGTGGCTGGTGGAGAGATGTGGAAGCAG GTATCATGCTTTTGATAACAGCTGGAAAGACACAGAGGACAACACACAGGTGCCTGAGCTGATGGAAAAGGTGGAGGAAATGATCACTGACAATCAAG GTTGGTACTTTGAGGTGAACGAGCTGATTTtgctggaggaggagcaggcgAGAAGAGctctggaggaggagaggatgaGGATGGAGGAGCATGTTAGGCAGAGAGAGCAGATGATTGGAGGTCCTCCCAGAG AACTGAGGTTGCTGTTGTTAGGCTGGAAGGGCGTCGGAAAGAGCTCCGTGGGGAACGCCATCCTGGGCCGTCGCTTCTTCGAGTCTGGCCAGGAGACGGACCTCTGTCTCCGAAGGCAGGCGCTGGTGTCCGGTCGCCGGGTGACCATCGTGGACACCCCGGGCTGGGACTGGTTCTCCGTGCGGCGCACGCCCAAGCGCATCCGTCAGGAGTCGCAGCGCGGCGCCGCCCTCCTGCGACCTGGGCCGCACACTCTGCTGCTGGTTCTCCCCGTGGTCTCCTCCCTCACCGCCCGGAAGAGAAGAACCCTCCTGGCCCACATCGAGACTCTTTTCGGCGACGGCGCCTGCCTCCACACCATGGTACTGTTCAGCTGCGGGGACTGGCTGGGCCGAACCCCCATCGAGGAGCACATACTCAGAGGGGGCCGGGAGCTCCAAAGACTCCTTGAGTACTGTGGGAACTATTACCACGTCTTGGACAGTAAGACCCCTGGCAAGGACAAGAGCGTGTCCAATCTCTTGGATAGGATCGAAGAGATGATCAGGGAGAACGGCGACAAAGCTTTCCTCCCTGTGCAGACCGAATGGC TGAGCGAGGAGAGCTCTTACTCATCCGACAACACCGAGCCTGAGGACGACTGTCGAGGCTGCCAGCTGCAGTGA